One segment of Leptospiraceae bacterium DNA contains the following:
- a CDS encoding ATP-grasp domain-containing protein, producing MFKLGYIISIGAGKNQLPFILKCKELGLKVIAIDQNPQAPGFLHSEIKIFLSVLEYRKIYAFLLKLILDEPILGIGVRSYGNAVLTASYLAKKFDLISTDVEVLAKFYNKKTMKAFLGDNKVLVPKAYSWQNGRGIVKFIQTISYPCILKPVNNIAKLGIEVFDNENSLMPRISEIKSKSEQFLLEDYIVGEEVTVIGFVQNGKFQLVSLSDKVTTNYPPYIELSHQVPSKQIKYVGEIKLICQNIVDVTQLKNSPIVAEFKITNQGEIYLMEIMPEVGGEYLADYLIPEFYNYDYFRNYISLLTGFAILPVDYKKTKEKEILSQICFISPPEGKSRLAYYSQVSSADGKIYLNENLKQIGDSLNTKQGNACRVKVIGISHPRIKNPVELDSLIRKNVNAKFE from the coding sequence ATGTTTAAATTAGGATACATTATATCTATTGGAGCTGGTAAAAATCAGCTGCCATTTATCTTAAAGTGTAAGGAGTTAGGCTTAAAAGTCATAGCTATTGACCAAAATCCACAAGCTCCTGGATTTTTACATTCTGAAATCAAAATATTTTTATCAGTTCTTGAATACCGAAAAATATATGCGTTCTTATTAAAACTAATTTTAGACGAGCCAATCTTAGGAATTGGGGTTCGGTCCTATGGAAATGCAGTTTTGACAGCATCTTATTTAGCTAAAAAATTCGATTTAATTTCTACGGATGTAGAAGTTTTAGCAAAATTCTATAATAAAAAAACGATGAAAGCATTTTTAGGGGATAACAAGGTGTTAGTTCCTAAAGCATATAGTTGGCAAAATGGCAGAGGAATTGTGAAGTTTATACAGACAATTTCTTATCCATGTATACTTAAACCTGTAAACAATATTGCCAAATTGGGGATCGAAGTTTTTGATAACGAAAATTCCCTAATGCCAAGAATTTCAGAAATTAAATCTAAAAGTGAACAGTTTTTATTGGAAGATTATATTGTGGGTGAGGAAGTTACTGTAATTGGATTTGTTCAAAATGGAAAGTTTCAGTTAGTTTCTCTTTCTGATAAGGTTACTACCAATTATCCTCCTTATATTGAGTTATCACACCAAGTTCCCTCAAAACAAATAAAATATGTAGGAGAAATTAAGTTAATCTGTCAGAATATAGTAGATGTCACGCAACTTAAAAATTCGCCTATCGTTGCTGAGTTTAAGATTACGAACCAAGGTGAAATTTATTTAATGGAAATAATGCCAGAAGTAGGCGGGGAATATTTAGCAGATTATTTAATTCCTGAATTTTATAATTACGATTATTTCAGAAATTATATTTCATTACTTACTGGGTTTGCAATTTTACCTGTTGATTATAAAAAGACAAAAGAAAAAGAAATACTTTCTCAGATATGTTTTATATCACCGCCCGAAGGCAAATCTAGGTTAGCTTACTATAGTCAGGTGTCAAGTGCTGACGGGAAAATTTATTTGAATGAAAATTTAAAACAAATTGGAGATTCTTTGAACACAAAACAAGGAAACGCCTGTCGTGTTAAAGTTATAGGAATATCACACCCTCGTATAAAAAATCCAGTGGAACTAGATTCTTTGATTAGGAAAAATGTAAATGCAAAGTTTGAATAA
- the fliG gene encoding flagellar motor switch protein FliG, translated as MEPNKTQIPMNGAKKAALLLLSLGKEEAAKVLSHLDDKMIEQVVYEMSQIRMVSKIQRESILNEFKDTVADLQLGERGGLETARELLSKTVGYNKADEILKKIDKKEIGQDFEFLNDIEPVVISSLLNGESPQTIAVTLSYLQPKKAADVLKHFPADMQSNVAIKLAATSKTHPEAILQIAKILKKRYDSRDKSELAQAGGAESLANILNYMDKNMEENILKELNEKSPDLAYQVKDKLYTFEDILNLDAREMRMLVNKLGGNELLVVALRGAGDEIKRHFFTAMSQNRASDIVEEMDTRGKTTLREITLARNEILKIARELEEEGLVILKKRKDEFI; from the coding sequence ATGGAACCCAACAAAACACAGATACCTATGAATGGAGCAAAAAAAGCCGCACTACTACTACTTTCCCTCGGAAAAGAGGAAGCTGCGAAAGTTCTATCCCATTTGGATGATAAAATGATTGAACAAGTCGTTTATGAAATGTCACAAATTCGAATGGTTTCTAAGATTCAAAGAGAGTCTATTTTAAATGAATTTAAAGACACCGTTGCAGATTTGCAGTTAGGCGAAAGAGGTGGACTTGAGACGGCACGCGAATTGTTATCAAAAACCGTCGGTTACAACAAAGCAGATGAAATCTTAAAAAAAATTGATAAAAAAGAAATTGGACAAGACTTTGAATTTTTAAATGATATTGAGCCAGTTGTGATAAGTTCTCTTTTAAATGGGGAATCTCCACAAACAATTGCCGTTACTCTTTCTTATCTTCAACCCAAAAAAGCCGCCGATGTTTTAAAACACTTTCCAGCGGACATGCAATCAAATGTAGCAATTAAACTCGCGGCAACTTCCAAAACACATCCGGAAGCAATTTTGCAAATTGCAAAAATTTTAAAAAAGCGATATGATTCGAGAGATAAATCAGAATTAGCCCAAGCAGGCGGTGCCGAGTCATTAGCTAATATTCTTAACTATATGGATAAAAACATGGAAGAGAATATTTTAAAAGAGTTAAATGAAAAATCTCCAGATTTAGCTTATCAAGTTAAAGATAAACTCTATACTTTCGAAGATATTCTTAATCTAGACGCTAGAGAAATGAGGATGTTAGTAAATAAATTAGGTGGAAATGAATTACTTGTAGTAGCACTTCGCGGAGCTGGGGACGAAATTAAGAGACATTTTTTTACTGCTATGTCACAAAATCGCGCATCCGATATTGTAGAGGAAATGGATACAAGAGGAAAAACAACTCTAAGAGAAATTACACTGGCAAGAAATGAAATTTTAAAAATTGCAAGAGAACTTGAAGAAGAAGGTTTAGTTATTTTAAAAAAACGTAAGGATGAATTTATATAG
- a CDS encoding VacB/RNase II family 3'-5' exoribonuclease: protein MKPNKFIKSIVEYLKLKQGKEVTKSDIYKIFLDSSDSKKHKKHQERKRKHDDERKSEIEELFGLLEKEGLLTLDKKTIQIHKPFSLSGTISLSRRGDGFVKLASGSEMFIPGSFIDTSISGDTVEVIPIGIGKKDRLEGEVIQILKRGRILYRMKVTEIEGGYIHGKLLDMTGEEKEGLISKKSLLTEIAKSIRTNDVLIVKLKENAFQEQTTLEVTFIKVESGEKEDIDFDRILMKYNYNQVYPDHVSLKFQEEISENSIDDWNTRVDLRDLYTVTIDGETAKDFDDAISFVEEEKHIRFYVHIADVSYYVKQGSSLDEEAYNRATSVYLANKVVPMLPPELSENLCSLVAKQNRLAFTVEMEGDYNGKIYSAKFYKSVIKVDERYTYERAEKEILEGDANNWLFKVMRLASGLKKLRVENGRVDLNFKETYVVTDKDNRKVIEIKTKERLNSHILIEELMLSANIKVAEYLRKKKIPALFRIHETMDEDKLENLNEFLKLYGFRYQLKTTEYDDIKKALVEIANHPAEKIFNYFLLRSFMQAYYGGEGLGHWGLGFKDYCHFTSPIRRYPDLVCHRALEALIKEDEYAYTTNEINIMGVHCSTEERRAADAERDILKLKACRFVESTGLKEFTGTITGIKPHSVFVELDEILTEGVVSFTEFTNEIELTMPNDFSFYAKKFSKNYFLGEKLKLELDRVDYEEIKIYLKVKK, encoded by the coding sequence ATGAAACCAAATAAATTTATTAAAAGTATTGTAGAATACTTAAAACTGAAACAAGGAAAAGAAGTAACTAAATCAGATATTTATAAAATATTTTTAGATTCCTCCGATTCCAAAAAACATAAAAAACACCAAGAAAGAAAACGTAAACATGACGATGAAAGAAAATCAGAAATCGAAGAGCTTTTTGGATTATTAGAAAAAGAAGGTTTATTGACTCTCGATAAAAAAACTATTCAAATACACAAACCATTTAGCCTTTCGGGCACAATATCTCTTAGCCGCCGCGGAGACGGTTTTGTGAAATTAGCCTCTGGAAGTGAAATGTTTATACCTGGAAGTTTTATTGATACAAGTATTTCAGGAGATACAGTCGAAGTAATTCCAATTGGTATTGGAAAAAAGGATAGATTAGAAGGAGAAGTAATACAAATTCTAAAACGAGGCAGAATTCTTTATCGAATGAAAGTAACTGAAATTGAAGGTGGATACATTCATGGTAAACTCCTCGATATGACAGGAGAAGAAAAAGAAGGATTAATCTCCAAAAAATCTCTTCTAACTGAAATCGCCAAATCAATTCGAACAAATGATGTATTGATTGTAAAACTAAAAGAAAACGCATTCCAAGAACAGACTACACTTGAAGTTACTTTTATAAAAGTGGAATCTGGAGAAAAGGAAGATATAGATTTTGATAGAATACTTATGAAATACAATTATAATCAAGTCTATCCTGATCATGTTTCATTGAAGTTTCAAGAAGAAATCTCTGAAAATTCTATTGATGATTGGAACACTAGAGTTGACCTTCGTGACTTATATACAGTAACCATCGATGGCGAAACCGCAAAAGACTTTGATGATGCAATTAGTTTTGTAGAGGAAGAAAAACATATTCGTTTTTATGTTCATATTGCGGATGTGTCCTATTATGTAAAACAAGGATCAAGCCTAGACGAAGAGGCATACAATCGAGCAACTTCAGTATATCTTGCAAATAAAGTTGTACCTATGCTTCCTCCCGAACTATCAGAGAATCTATGTAGTTTAGTTGCAAAACAAAATCGTTTAGCTTTTACAGTCGAAATGGAAGGAGACTATAATGGAAAAATCTATTCTGCCAAATTTTACAAGTCTGTAATTAAAGTAGATGAGCGTTATACATATGAAAGGGCTGAAAAGGAAATACTAGAAGGTGATGCAAATAACTGGTTATTTAAAGTTATGCGCTTAGCTAGTGGACTCAAAAAATTAAGAGTCGAAAACGGAAGAGTCGATCTAAATTTCAAAGAAACGTATGTAGTAACAGATAAGGACAACCGCAAAGTAATTGAAATAAAAACAAAAGAACGACTCAATAGCCATATTCTAATAGAAGAATTGATGTTGTCAGCAAATATAAAAGTAGCAGAATATCTTCGAAAGAAAAAAATTCCTGCCCTTTTTCGAATTCATGAAACAATGGACGAAGATAAGTTAGAAAATCTAAATGAATTTTTAAAACTTTATGGATTTAGATATCAATTAAAAACTACAGAATACGATGACATTAAAAAAGCATTAGTCGAAATAGCAAATCATCCAGCCGAAAAAATATTCAATTACTTTTTGCTCCGTAGTTTTATGCAAGCCTATTATGGAGGAGAAGGATTAGGTCATTGGGGACTTGGTTTCAAAGACTATTGTCATTTTACTTCGCCTATTCGTCGTTATCCAGACTTAGTATGCCATCGTGCTTTGGAAGCACTGATAAAAGAAGATGAATATGCATACACAACAAACGAAATCAATATCATGGGCGTACATTGTTCGACGGAAGAAAGAAGAGCAGCCGATGCAGAGAGAGATATTTTAAAATTAAAAGCTTGTAGATTTGTGGAAAGCACTGGACTAAAAGAATTTACAGGAACAATAACTGGTATTAAACCACATAGTGTATTTGTGGAACTTGATGAAATTTTAACTGAGGGAGTAGTTTCTTTCACAGAGTTTACCAATGAAATAGAACTTACTATGCCAAATGATTTTTCCTTTTATGCAAAAAAGTTTTCTAAAAACTATTTTCTAGGTGAAAAATTAAAATTGGAACTAGATAGAGTAGACTATGAAGAAATAAAAATATATCTCAAGGTGAAGAAGTGA
- a CDS encoding SpoIIE family protein phosphatase, which yields MKLNAMKLIKPIVFSILLGITIYYFIHKIQTANRKVKAPTAINGILDASKWDFSKKGFIKLDGIWDFYWQNLYSPSDIGNYSRINKYPPNHSFQKIPSIWSSYVFENQKLPGTGYATYRLRIKIKNTNEVYALKILDISTANQIWLDGRLISKTGNVGKSKEEMAPSFKSKIIEFKPENEIIEIIFQVSNYYHTKGGLWNYIEFGYSENIEETREAQTGFEFFMFGSLSIMAFYHFGLYALRKKDKSTFYFGAVCLIISLRILLTGERFLFALFDDPIFWTTLIKLEFMTVYLSTPFFILFFESIYPEDSQKRLAKFSLLAGLLFSFAAIFTDTTISTGFVTYFQVLLLCLILYIFYVLIIINIRKREGAVWIALGLIIFLGTLANDLLYLNNLIYTGFLFPIGLFVFIFSQSFILSMRFSKAFATVESMTEKLLTLDKLKDDFLANTSHELRTPLNGIIGIAESMLDDKAETFSADTIQNLSLIVSSGRRLSSLVNDIIDFSKLKNHEITLQIRDIDLKQIVDLVIKLSEPLIAEKYIKLINEIPDDFPEIEADENRIIQIFHNLIGNAIKFTEIGEIKIYANNKNKVTTVYISDTGIGIPEDKFEIIFQSFEQMDNSISREYGGTGLGLGITKQLVELHGGKIWVNSKVNKGSTFYFTIPQINSSEKNKILNNSKINESFFIPEIKPQFPKPLDTILEIPNERKLINRYTILAVDDEPINLQVMVNHLKDHTYRVLTANNGNNALKIVEHELPDLILLDIMMPKMSGYEVCKILREKYPIHTLPIIILSAKNQISDITLGLEYGANDYLHKPFHKKELLSRIHNQLSIKQAIEDNNRLITIEKELQTAKKIQENILPAEIPKLDGIQIQTTYLPMQTVGGDLYDFHIISKSEIGILIADVAGHGVSAAIIMGMVKLAFNMQKKYAKSPAKLLNKMNETLFGISGKGFVTAGYCYINLEKKEIIFSSAGHPALILLKIKSKTYTELQPKGKILGAFPVIECMEETHKLNLGDKILLYTDGILEVRKEINGILFYGEDKFKKFVLENRQLRGKIFLESLIEDVINFRDIKDESLGFDDDITLVTIDIV from the coding sequence ATGAAATTAAACGCAATGAAGCTAATTAAACCAATAGTATTCTCCATTCTATTGGGAATTACAATCTATTATTTTATTCATAAAATTCAAACAGCAAACAGAAAGGTAAAAGCACCCACAGCAATAAATGGGATCCTAGATGCTTCGAAATGGGATTTTTCAAAAAAAGGATTTATAAAATTAGACGGAATTTGGGATTTCTATTGGCAAAATCTATACTCTCCAAGTGACATTGGAAATTATTCCAGAATAAATAAATACCCACCGAATCATTCTTTTCAAAAAATACCATCTATCTGGAGTTCTTATGTTTTTGAGAATCAAAAATTACCTGGAACTGGTTACGCTACCTACCGATTAAGAATTAAAATAAAAAATACTAACGAAGTATATGCACTGAAAATACTCGATATTTCTACTGCTAATCAAATTTGGCTAGATGGTAGGTTAATTTCAAAAACAGGAAATGTCGGAAAATCAAAAGAGGAAATGGCGCCGTCTTTTAAATCGAAAATAATTGAGTTTAAACCAGAAAACGAGATAATCGAAATTATCTTCCAAGTCTCAAATTACTATCATACAAAAGGAGGACTTTGGAATTACATTGAATTTGGTTATTCAGAAAATATAGAAGAAACACGAGAAGCACAAACTGGATTTGAATTTTTTATGTTTGGAAGTTTGAGTATAATGGCATTTTACCACTTTGGGCTATATGCACTAAGAAAAAAAGACAAATCAACTTTCTATTTCGGAGCCGTTTGTTTAATTATTTCTCTTCGTATATTGCTAACAGGAGAAAGATTTCTATTCGCATTATTTGATGATCCGATTTTTTGGACTACACTTATCAAATTAGAGTTTATGACTGTTTATCTCTCAACTCCTTTTTTTATATTATTTTTTGAATCAATTTATCCAGAAGACTCACAAAAACGATTAGCAAAATTCTCATTATTGGCTGGATTACTATTTAGTTTTGCAGCAATTTTTACAGATACAACTATATCTACAGGATTTGTAACCTATTTTCAAGTTTTACTTTTGTGTTTAATATTGTATATATTTTATGTATTAATAATTATTAATATTCGAAAAAGAGAAGGAGCGGTTTGGATTGCACTTGGTCTTATTATTTTTTTGGGAACTCTAGCGAATGACCTTTTGTATTTAAATAATTTGATTTATACGGGATTCCTTTTTCCTATCGGTTTATTCGTATTTATATTTTCACAATCGTTTATTCTTTCCATGCGGTTTTCAAAAGCGTTTGCAACAGTTGAGTCTATGACCGAAAAATTACTAACGTTAGACAAATTAAAGGATGACTTTCTGGCTAATACTTCTCATGAACTAAGAACTCCACTGAATGGAATTATTGGAATTGCAGAATCCATGTTAGACGATAAGGCAGAGACTTTTTCCGCGGATACGATTCAAAATTTATCACTCATTGTATCAAGTGGAAGACGGTTATCTAGTTTAGTGAACGATATTATAGATTTTTCAAAATTAAAAAATCATGAAATAACTTTGCAGATTAGAGATATAGACTTAAAACAAATTGTAGACTTAGTTATAAAACTTTCTGAACCATTAATCGCTGAAAAATATATAAAATTAATAAATGAAATTCCAGATGATTTTCCAGAAATAGAAGCTGATGAAAATAGAATTATCCAAATATTTCATAATCTAATTGGAAACGCTATAAAGTTTACAGAAATTGGTGAAATAAAAATCTATGCAAATAATAAAAATAAGGTTACTACTGTTTATATTTCGGATACAGGAATAGGAATTCCGGAAGATAAATTCGAAATTATTTTCCAATCCTTTGAACAAATGGATAATTCCATTTCGAGGGAATATGGTGGAACTGGACTCGGACTCGGAATCACAAAACAATTAGTAGAACTTCATGGGGGGAAAATATGGGTTAACTCCAAAGTAAATAAAGGTTCTACATTTTATTTTACAATTCCGCAGATTAATTCTTCTGAAAAAAACAAAATTTTAAATAACTCAAAAATCAATGAATCCTTTTTTATTCCTGAAATTAAACCACAATTTCCAAAACCTCTCGATACAATTTTAGAAATTCCAAATGAAAGAAAGTTAATAAATCGTTATACAATTCTTGCTGTAGATGATGAACCGATTAATTTACAAGTTATGGTAAACCACTTAAAAGATCATACTTACCGGGTTCTAACAGCGAATAATGGAAATAATGCGTTAAAAATAGTAGAACACGAATTGCCTGATTTGATTCTTCTCGATATAATGATGCCCAAAATGTCTGGTTACGAAGTATGTAAAATACTAAGGGAAAAATATCCAATTCACACACTTCCTATCATTATTCTTTCCGCCAAAAACCAAATAAGCGACATTACCCTCGGATTGGAATATGGTGCAAATGATTATCTTCACAAACCTTTTCATAAAAAAGAATTACTAAGTCGTATTCACAATCAACTTTCTATTAAACAAGCAATTGAGGATAATAATAGATTAATCACAATAGAAAAAGAATTACAAACAGCAAAAAAAATTCAAGAGAATATTCTACCTGCAGAGATTCCGAAGCTAGATGGAATTCAAATTCAGACTACATATTTACCAATGCAAACGGTCGGCGGAGACTTATATGATTTTCATATTATAAGCAAATCTGAAATTGGAATACTCATTGCTGATGTTGCAGGTCATGGAGTATCAGCTGCAATTATAATGGGAATGGTAAAACTTGCATTTAATATGCAAAAAAAATATGCTAAAAGTCCAGCCAAATTACTTAACAAAATGAATGAAACTTTATTTGGAATATCCGGAAAAGGATTTGTAACCGCCGGATATTGTTACATAAACTTAGAAAAAAAAGAAATTATATTTAGTAGTGCAGGGCACCCTGCCCTAATACTTTTAAAAATAAAATCAAAGACATATACGGAATTACAACCTAAAGGTAAAATTTTGGGAGCCTTTCCAGTAATTGAGTGTATGGAGGAAACTCATAAATTAAACCTAGGCGATAAAATTTTATTATATACCGACGGAATATTGGAAGTTAGAAAAGAAATAAATGGAATCCTTTTCTATGGGGAAGATAAATTCAAAAAATTTGTGTTAGAAAATCGTCAACTCCGAGGAAAAATATTTTTAGAATCTCTCATCGAAGATGTAATTAATTTCAGAGATATAAAAGATGAATCACTTGGTTTTGACGATGATATAACGTTAGTAACTATAGATATTGTTTAA
- the ssb gene encoding single-stranded DNA-binding protein, which translates to MANDLNNVILIGRITRDPEFKTVGQTSLANFSLANNRSYMDNGTRKDVVNFFDCVVWGKLSEILKQYAGKGKQIMVEGRLEQSTWDGQDGKKLSKIRIRVENFQLLGGRTNSESGSAPDISNSHSPSSFVPDIDEIPAEDIF; encoded by the coding sequence ATGGCAAATGATTTGAACAATGTAATTTTAATTGGAAGAATTACCAGAGACCCAGAATTTAAAACTGTAGGTCAAACTTCTCTTGCTAATTTTAGTTTAGCGAATAATAGAAGTTATATGGACAACGGAACTAGAAAGGACGTTGTAAATTTTTTTGACTGTGTTGTCTGGGGAAAACTATCCGAAATTTTAAAGCAATATGCGGGTAAAGGCAAACAAATCATGGTAGAGGGACGATTGGAACAATCTACATGGGATGGTCAAGATGGAAAAAAACTAAGTAAAATCCGTATTCGAGTAGAAAATTTTCAATTATTAGGTGGGCGAACTAATTCAGAGAGCGGATCTGCTCCCGATATTAGCAATTCACATTCGCCAAGTAGTTTTGTTCCTGACATTGACGAAATTCCTGCAGAAGATATATTTTAA
- the pcnB gene encoding polynucleotide adenylyltransferase PcnB: MKFIANLFKKKTQSVENILIYPEGKRYYKDSHIIRKNLIDEDALKIMHRLTKFNHKAFLVGGGVRDILLGKKPKDFDIATSATPNQIKNIFNNCRIIGKRFKIVHVMFKGKIIEVSTFRSLPDHRLGKQTEDKDYLLRRDNNYGTAKEDAARRDFTINSLYYDPRNDSIIDFVGGFEDIKNKVLKVIGNPDVSFKEDPVRMLRAVKFQTLHGLILDKETKAGIKRNRLELEKASSSRMLEEYNKIFRTWRASDIFQGLAENHLLDVLFKEALDVSKKNPNWQKDFLESNIGKRLVIADRMLQEREELTSIIFFSLIFCDLIYDALEKDKNKQNMVHSIKVAIEPICSRMEIPKKDKERLIKIFASQKRFFKTEENNPTHNEVFRKKDFFYEAFMFFKINALAVKDEQAIQSAFFWEISTRNRPKPSQRIIHNEAGAGERERFRSFRNDRKPKRFNKPNNNNKDSAQNPSNNKFEKPDKLEEKKQPVVSEEKKVPAIKSQEVTADGTQPPKEGKPFKKNKYRNRFRKYGNRSKKPQGDTKPGENSGNSGVQVETNP; this comes from the coding sequence ATAAAATTTATAGCAAACCTTTTTAAAAAAAAGACTCAATCCGTAGAAAATATTCTCATCTATCCAGAAGGTAAGCGCTACTACAAAGATTCTCATATCATTCGAAAGAATTTAATCGATGAAGATGCTCTCAAAATTATGCACCGATTAACCAAATTCAATCATAAAGCATTTTTAGTTGGTGGTGGCGTCCGAGACATTTTGCTCGGAAAAAAACCAAAAGATTTTGATATAGCAACAAGTGCTACACCGAACCAGATAAAGAATATATTTAATAATTGTCGTATCATTGGGAAACGATTCAAAATTGTTCACGTAATGTTTAAAGGCAAAATCATAGAAGTATCTACTTTTCGTTCTCTTCCTGATCATAGGTTAGGTAAACAAACGGAAGACAAGGATTATCTCCTTCGAAGAGATAATAATTACGGTACTGCAAAAGAAGATGCGGCTCGGCGTGATTTTACAATTAACTCTCTTTATTACGATCCAAGAAATGATTCCATTATTGATTTTGTTGGCGGTTTTGAAGATATCAAAAACAAAGTATTAAAAGTAATCGGGAATCCTGACGTATCATTCAAAGAAGATCCAGTTCGAATGTTAAGAGCTGTAAAATTTCAAACTTTACATGGATTAATTTTAGATAAAGAAACGAAAGCCGGCATTAAAAGAAATCGACTCGAATTAGAAAAAGCTTCTTCTTCAAGAATGTTAGAGGAATACAATAAAATATTCCGCACTTGGAGAGCTTCTGATATTTTCCAAGGACTAGCCGAAAATCATTTACTAGACGTACTATTCAAAGAAGCCTTGGATGTTTCAAAAAAGAATCCAAATTGGCAGAAAGATTTTTTAGAATCCAACATCGGCAAACGACTTGTAATCGCTGATAGAATGTTGCAGGAAAGAGAGGAGTTAACATCCATTATTTTCTTCTCGCTCATATTCTGTGATTTAATTTATGATGCACTAGAAAAAGATAAAAATAAACAGAATATGGTACATTCCATCAAAGTAGCAATAGAACCAATCTGTTCTAGAATGGAGATTCCAAAAAAAGACAAAGAAAGGCTCATTAAAATTTTTGCGAGTCAGAAGAGATTTTTCAAAACAGAAGAAAATAATCCTACTCATAATGAAGTATTTCGTAAAAAAGATTTTTTCTACGAAGCATTTATGTTCTTTAAAATTAATGCATTGGCAGTAAAAGATGAACAGGCAATTCAATCTGCATTTTTTTGGGAAATTTCTACACGAAATAGACCAAAACCATCACAGAGAATTATTCACAATGAAGCCGGCGCAGGAGAAAGGGAACGTTTTCGGTCTTTCCGAAATGATAGAAAACCAAAACGATTTAACAAACCAAATAACAATAATAAGGACTCTGCACAAAATCCTTCTAATAATAAATTTGAAAAACCAGATAAATTAGAAGAGAAAAAACAACCTGTAGTTTCAGAAGAAAAAAAAGTACCTGCTATAAAATCTCAGGAAGTTACTGCAGATGGAACACAGCCTCCTAAAGAAGGAAAACCGTTTAAAAAGAATAAGTATCGAAATAGATTTAGGAAATACGGGAATCGATCTAAAAAACCACAAGGTGATACAAAACCGGGTGAAAATTCAGGAAATTCCGGAGTACAAGTAGAAACGAATCCGTAA
- a CDS encoding M23 family metallopeptidase, with product MELSEHKLSLLERLTLHYYESRKRLQKLHTFGKTKISLLLIPHSNENIVKIEISHYLLGFLLSIASSLLIMGLSFLGYYIFSQNNHRDLYARGNTEKVFFLHHDLMADILENTIDELVTETEELNKVTWEKTIRERRISEEFGLSEDASDKLAPLQESELSSNMKIYTYTVEKFAGIYANLSKLKANFQSSMDYLETRESIFESMPRGRPLGPGVGLITSTFGHREDPFYVDVGEFHNGIDFASASGTPIYATAPGVVAEAFVSDGGLGMHVRINHENGFFTMYGHCSKLFVAEGDIVKRGDIIAHVGATGKATGSHLHYEVHIGLDPPINPQEFINID from the coding sequence ATGGAATTATCGGAACATAAACTCAGTTTGCTTGAGAGATTGACTCTCCATTACTACGAATCTCGAAAAAGATTACAAAAACTGCATACATTTGGCAAAACCAAAATTTCACTCCTACTAATCCCCCATTCAAACGAAAATATTGTAAAAATTGAAATTTCCCATTATCTTTTAGGATTTCTACTCAGTATTGCCTCTAGCTTATTAATCATGGGACTAAGCTTTTTAGGATATTACATTTTCTCCCAAAACAACCATCGTGATTTATACGCACGTGGAAATACGGAAAAGGTTTTTTTCTTACACCATGATTTAATGGCAGATATTTTAGAGAACACAATCGATGAATTAGTTACAGAAACCGAAGAATTGAATAAAGTTACTTGGGAGAAAACTATCAGAGAAAGACGAATCAGTGAGGAATTCGGTCTTTCGGAAGATGCATCGGATAAATTAGCACCCCTTCAAGAAAGTGAACTTTCCTCCAATATGAAAATTTATACTTATACCGTAGAAAAATTTGCAGGCATTTATGCGAATCTATCCAAATTAAAAGCAAATTTCCAGAGTTCTATGGATTATTTAGAAACGAGAGAAAGTATCTTTGAATCTATGCCGCGAGGAAGACCACTTGGTCCCGGTGTAGGACTTATTACCTCTACTTTCGGTCATAGGGAAGATCCTTTTTATGTAGATGTTGGCGAATTTCACAATGGAATTGATTTTGCTTCCGCTAGTGGGACTCCCATTTATGCGACTGCTCCGGGTGTGGTAGCTGAGGCATTTGTGTCGGACGGGGGACTGGGAATGCATGTTCGAATTAATCATGAAAATGGATTTTTCACAATGTATGGCCACTGCTCCAAGCTATTTGTAGCAGAGGGCGATATTGTAAAAAGAGGAGATATTATCGCACATGTGGGAGCAAC